Proteins found in one Prochlorococcus marinus CUG1433 genomic segment:
- the phnD gene encoding phosphate/phosphite/phosphonate ABC transporter substrate-binding protein encodes MKLKSLLSVFTISLVALTSACSTKNAGPSADPDKLIVALIPDENAATVIQDNQGLKDYLTEAFDKEIELVVTTDYSSMIEAARNDRLDLAYFGPLSYVLAKAVSDIEPFAARIKGGTKTYNSCIIGNTKKGVTSFDDIKGTTFALGDPASTSSRLFPELTLAENGLTKGKDFQGVFLGSHDAVALAVQNGNAQAGGMACPILKSLKKKGVIDPSKVTTIAQSSPIPQYPWTMRSTLSPELKEKIRVTFLDLDSDKVLKPFNADGFASITDSDYDGIRKAGKLLGLDLSKFVK; translated from the coding sequence ATGAAACTTAAATCTCTTTTAAGCGTTTTTACTATTTCTCTTGTGGCGCTTACTTCGGCATGCTCTACGAAAAATGCTGGACCAAGTGCTGATCCTGATAAGTTAATTGTTGCATTAATTCCTGATGAAAATGCTGCAACCGTTATCCAAGATAATCAAGGTCTAAAAGATTACTTAACTGAAGCCTTTGATAAGGAAATAGAGTTAGTTGTTACTACTGATTATTCTTCAATGATTGAAGCAGCTAGAAACGATAGGTTGGATTTAGCTTACTTTGGACCTTTATCTTATGTTTTAGCTAAAGCAGTAAGTGATATTGAACCTTTTGCAGCAAGGATTAAAGGAGGAACTAAGACTTATAATTCCTGCATAATTGGAAACACTAAAAAAGGTGTTACTAGTTTTGATGATATCAAAGGTACTACTTTTGCTCTTGGAGATCCAGCTTCAACCTCTAGTAGATTATTCCCTGAGTTAACTCTTGCTGAAAATGGACTTACTAAAGGCAAGGATTTTCAAGGAGTTTTTCTAGGATCACATGATGCTGTTGCCTTAGCAGTTCAAAATGGAAATGCTCAAGCAGGAGGAATGGCATGTCCGATTCTTAAATCCCTAAAGAAGAAAGGAGTTATTGACCCTTCTAAAGTAACAACTATTGCTCAATCTTCTCCTATTCCTCAATATCCATGGACAATGCGTTCAACTTTATCTCCTGAATTAAAAGAAAAAATAAGAGTTACTTTCTTAGATCTAGATAGTGACAAAGTCCTTAAACCTTTTAACGCTGATGGTTTCGCATCTATAACTGATAGTGATTATGACGGTATTAGAAAAGCAGGCAAACTTCTAGGTCTTGATCTTTCTAAGTTTGTTAAGTAA
- the phnE gene encoding phosphonate ABC transporter, permease protein PhnE, with protein MDKFKRILEVERRTWKKQFFRVLIILIFVFSSLAVIGLFDFERISTGIPAVLKLLPEMFPPDFSRAGTWFKPLIDSLAMSIAGTSISVFLSLLLCFFAARNTTINPIVYNLATLILNVTRAVPELILGIILVAMIGFGALPGTLALGLHSVGMLGKFYAEAIELCDKEPIEAARASGASDLQVIVHSILPQVFPAMADVTFYRWEYNFRASMVVGAVGAGGIGLEIISALRIMDYAQVSALLIVVLVVVTVLDSMSNYLRKSVSE; from the coding sequence ATGGATAAATTCAAAAGAATTTTAGAGGTCGAAAGGAGGACTTGGAAAAAACAATTTTTCAGGGTTCTCATAATTTTGATATTTGTATTTTCTTCTTTAGCAGTTATAGGTCTTTTCGATTTTGAAAGGATAAGTACAGGTATTCCGGCAGTTTTAAAATTACTGCCGGAAATGTTTCCTCCTGATTTCTCAAGAGCTGGAACTTGGTTTAAACCTTTAATAGACTCTTTGGCAATGAGTATCGCAGGAACTTCGATTTCTGTTTTTTTATCTTTACTTCTATGTTTTTTTGCTGCAAGAAATACAACTATAAATCCAATTGTTTACAACTTAGCAACACTAATTTTAAACGTCACAAGAGCTGTTCCTGAATTAATTTTAGGAATTATTCTAGTTGCAATGATTGGCTTTGGTGCTCTACCGGGGACATTGGCATTAGGTCTTCATTCTGTTGGAATGTTAGGTAAATTTTATGCTGAAGCTATTGAGCTTTGTGACAAGGAACCTATAGAAGCAGCTAGAGCTTCTGGCGCAAGTGATCTACAAGTTATTGTGCATAGCATTCTTCCTCAAGTTTTTCCTGCTATGGCTGATGTTACTTTTTATAGATGGGAATACAACTTTAGAGCTTCAATGGTTGTGGGTGCTGTAGGGGCTGGTGGTATAGGTTTAGAGATCATAAGTGCTTTGAGGATAATGGATTATGCTCAAGTATCAGCTTTATTAATAGTAGTTTTAGTCGTAGTAACTGTATTAGATAGCATGAGTAACTATCTCAGGAAATCAGTATCTGAATAA
- a CDS encoding hydroxyacid dehydrogenase → MKKVVISNKVHTEVIELLEKNFEVISNQNDKPLTYEKLKFLCKDANGVMVFMPDRIDKNFLDNSKNLEIISGALRGFDNIDLEECIKRNIKFTMIPDLLASPTAELTLGLLIGLSRNLLIGDEYVRSEKFKGWEPKFFSNGIEGKNVCLLGMGKLGVEVARKIKGFNVKLFYHDLQKLDSIDEQQLNTKYLELNDLFEKADYLVILLPLKNDTYHFINFENILKIKKNCLLINTSRGSVVDESAIAQAINSGHIGGYASDVFEFEDLSIKDRPKKINQELLNLKDKTFFTPHLGSAVDEVRLFIELEAAQNIINFLYH, encoded by the coding sequence ATGAAGAAAGTTGTTATTTCCAATAAAGTTCATACTGAAGTTATTGAGTTATTAGAAAAAAATTTTGAAGTAATTAGTAACCAAAATGATAAACCTCTAACTTATGAAAAATTAAAGTTCTTATGTAAAGATGCAAATGGTGTGATGGTATTTATGCCAGATAGAATTGATAAGAACTTTTTAGATAATTCAAAAAATTTAGAGATCATCTCTGGAGCACTAAGAGGATTTGACAATATTGATTTGGAAGAGTGCATAAAAAGAAATATAAAATTTACAATGATCCCAGATTTACTTGCTTCCCCTACAGCAGAGTTAACATTGGGACTTCTTATTGGTTTATCAAGAAATCTACTAATAGGTGATGAATATGTTAGATCTGAAAAGTTTAAAGGTTGGGAACCAAAATTCTTCTCAAATGGAATTGAAGGGAAAAATGTTTGTCTTCTAGGTATGGGTAAATTAGGGGTTGAAGTAGCTAGGAAGATTAAAGGTTTTAATGTAAAACTTTTTTATCATGATTTACAAAAATTAGATTCAATAGATGAACAACAACTAAACACCAAATATCTGGAATTAAATGATCTTTTTGAGAAGGCTGATTATTTGGTTATTCTTTTACCTTTAAAAAACGATACTTACCATTTTATTAACTTTGAAAATATTTTAAAAATAAAAAAAAATTGTTTACTTATTAATACTTCAAGAGGTTCTGTAGTAGATGAGAGTGCAATTGCACAAGCAATTAATTCTGGGCACATAGGAGGATATGCTTCAGATGTCTTTGAATTTGAAGATTTATCGATAAAAGATCGACCAAAAAAAATTAATCAGGAATTATTAAATTTAAAAGATAAGACTTTTTTTACTCCTCATCTTGGCTCAGCAGTTGATGAAGTTAGACTTTTTATTGAATTAGAAGCTGCTCAAAATATTATCAACTTTTTATATCATTAA
- a CDS encoding GNAT family N-acetyltransferase, which produces MPISIRKIYSNQTIDIRHEAIWPDKKREFCILEDDKNGTHFGLYKQEELISIISLYIRESKARIRKMATKPAYQNKGFGSKLICHSISYLEKKKINYIYLFSRKKAQMFYEKFGFLSEGDYFKKENISYIKMYKTINDIKS; this is translated from the coding sequence ATGCCAATTTCAATTAGAAAAATATATTCTAATCAAACTATTGATATAAGGCATGAAGCTATTTGGCCAGATAAAAAAAGAGAATTTTGTATTCTTGAAGATGATAAAAATGGTACACATTTTGGTTTATATAAACAAGAGGAATTAATATCAATAATTTCACTTTACATTAGAGAAAGTAAAGCAAGAATTAGAAAAATGGCCACAAAACCTGCTTATCAAAACAAAGGATTTGGGTCTAAATTAATTTGTCATTCAATTTCTTATTTAGAAAAAAAAAAAATAAATTATATTTATTTATTTTCTAGAAAAAAAGCCCAAATGTTTTATGAAAAATTCGGTTTTTTATCTGAAGGTGATTATTTCAAAAAAGAAAATATCTCTTATATAAAAATGTATAAAACTATTAATGATATAAAAAGTTGA